Genomic segment of Vallitalea longa:
ATAAAAAGTTCAGTTGATATAAAAGAAAATGCAGAATACAAAGGAGTAAGTATAGATCAATATTTCTTATTACTTTCAGGGGTCCCTGTTTTATGCGATTTTGCCGTTATACATCAGAATAGTAAGAAGTATCTAGAAGACCATCCATTTAATCGTGTAGCATTTATTAAGCATACTGATGATATAAAGAACAATTTTGTGATAGTAGAAGATAGAAGAGAAGAAATTATCTATAAATGTGGTGAAACAGAATTTGATATATTTACTGACAAATATTTGAACCATGGTTCTATTATGTCAGACTACAGATTGATTCATATGCTTAATACTAATGGTTCGGCTATTGTATTTGGTAATACTAATGGTACTTCATTTGAAACAATTATAGAATATATAAGTAGTGATAATGCTACTTCAATATTATCAAGACCTGCTTTTATGATTTTTAGTAAAGATGATCTTAATGATGTAGTACTAGAAAACCTATATAAAATAAGTTTTGACATATTATAAAAGATATAAGGAGAATACTATTAATGAAAATCATAGATGCTCATGTACATTTTTCTGAAATTGATTCATTCATAAAAACAGCAAAAGATATATCTCTAGTTGATTATTCTTCTGATGGATATAACGATGAATTCACTAAAAATAATGTTGTAATGAGTATTGGTATGGGACTTGAAGAAACAGGGGAAGGTAATTTCCCTGATTCTTCATGTAATAATCCTATGCTGTTGGATCTAGAAACCAGAAAACCTGATAACATGAATATGTGTATAGGAATTAATCCGGATAAACTTATAGGTATTAATAAAGATGAGGAACTCAGTAATATTGAGAAATATATAATTAATAAGGAAGCTGTAGGATTAAAAATCTACGCAGGTTATTATCATTATCATGTATATGACCACATTTACACACCTATATATGAATTAGCCAAAAGATATGGAATGCCCATTGTAATTCATTCAGGAGATACTTATTCAGAAAGAGGTCTTTTGAAATTTTCACAGCCACTAGATGTAGATGAAATAGCAGTAAAGTACAGAGGAGTTAATTTTATAATAGCTCATTTAGGAGATCCCTGGGTAATGGATTGTGCTGAAGTAATCTATAAGAATAGTAATGTATATGCAGATATATCAGGACTTATAGTTGGAGATAAAAAAGAAGTGAAAAGAGTAAGAAACAGAAAACTATTTGTTGAACATATTAAAAGAGCTCTAGTTTATGCTAATGATTATAAGAAGATATTATATGGTTCTGATTGGCCTTTAGTAGATACAAAAGCATATATAGAATTCGTGAAAAAGATTATACCAAGGAAGTATCATGAAGATGTTTTTTACAATAACGCTAGAAAAGTATTTAATATTAAATAGTAAAATCATCATGAGATTTTATGCTAATTTTTATTATTTGGTAGCATTTGAAAATAAATTATAAAATGATAATCCGTAAATTCTTTTATAGTAAATATTACAATTTATAGTTTCTTTATTTCAAATATATAATGTAAATGATATAATGATAAAAATATAACAATAATAATAAGGGTGAAGACAGATTATGAACATAATTATAGAAGAAATAGATATAACACAATATGAACCATTTGAATATATAGCAAAGTGGAGTAATGATCCAGATATAAAGTATTTTATCGGAGCAAATTTTACTGAAGGAGAGATGCCTGATTGTGATCCGAAAAAACTATACAAGAGTGCTAATGAATCTGATAATAAGCACATTTATCTTATTAAAGATGGAGATAGACCTATTGGAGACTTATCAATTATGATTGATCCTCCACATATCAAAAGAAAAGAAAAAAATACTGGATGGATTAGTATCTGTATAGGAGAAAAAGAATATAGAGGGAAAGGTATTGCACAGACTGCAATGATATATCTTGAAAACGAATGTAGAAAACTAGGATTAAAACGTATAGAATTAGGAGTTTTTGAATATAACAAACGAGCTAGAGCTTTTTATGAAAAAATAGGTTATAAGGAATTTACTCGTATCAAGGAATTTGTATATTATCAAGGAAAATGGAGAGCGGATATAAGAATGGAAAAATATTTATAAATGATAAAAGTAACTTGGATATGAAGTCCAAGTTTTTTTAAGTTCTTTTATTATTGAAATAAAATAGTTATTATGAATAGTTATTTATGTGACATAGTATTTTTATTCTCAAATTATGGAACATTTCTTATGATACAAACGTCTAAAAGAATATAACTTCAGTATAAATGACATTTTTGCCATTTACTAAACGATATTTCTATAAATTTGAAAGGAGAAAGAATATGAAGAAAAAAATAGTAAGTTTAGTTTTGATGGCTGTACTTTTTATAACATTATTCAACAGCAGTTCATTCTATAAAGGAATTGATGTTAAAGCAGAGGAGTTTAGAGATGGTTATGCTCTAATACCCCAAAAAGTTGATAGTACAGGTATTGATACAAAAACAACATTTTTATTGAAAACTGACGAGAATAAAGATATTACAATAGACGATGTCAAAAAAGATTTTAGTATTGAGGGAGATATTGAATTTGGTGTAAACAAGACAGATGAAGGCTATATGATAACTCTTAAAAAAGAGCTTGAAAAAAATAGTTTATATACATTTAAATTTAAAGACATAACATGGACATTTCAAACTATGAATTCGTTCACATTATTAGGTTCATTACCACGAGATGAATCAGTTAATGTTCCAGTTAATACAGGAATTGAATTTTATTTCAGTCATGAAGGGGCTGATGTAAAAGATTATTTTGAGATTAGTCCAAAAGTAGAAGGAAAATTCGAAGCTCATGGAGATGTAGTTGTATTTGTCCCAAAAGGAGGACTTGACTATAAGACAATATACACTGTAACTCTTAAAAAAGGAGTGAAACTAAAAGATTCAGATCAAGATCTAAAAGATGATTATAAATTTAGTTTTGAAACTTCTCCAAAACAAAATGATGATTATGAGAGACCAGATGGTTATTTTAATTTTAGAAATATTATGAATGAGTTTGGAACATCGGAGACTCCTATGATACCAATGAATTATAATATCTATAATGATGAAAAGATGTCTAGTCCTATATCAGTATCTGTTTATGCGTATAAGTCGATTGATGATTTTTCAGATGCTGTAAGTAAATACGATAGAATTCCAAAATGGTGTTACTTTGCTTTTGAAGATGAAAAAATAGAAACAAAGGAATTAG
This window contains:
- a CDS encoding amidohydrolase family protein, translated to MKIIDAHVHFSEIDSFIKTAKDISLVDYSSDGYNDEFTKNNVVMSIGMGLEETGEGNFPDSSCNNPMLLDLETRKPDNMNMCIGINPDKLIGINKDEELSNIEKYIINKEAVGLKIYAGYYHYHVYDHIYTPIYELAKRYGMPIVIHSGDTYSERGLLKFSQPLDVDEIAVKYRGVNFIIAHLGDPWVMDCAEVIYKNSNVYADISGLIVGDKKEVKRVRNRKLFVEHIKRALVYANDYKKILYGSDWPLVDTKAYIEFVKKIIPRKYHEDVFYNNARKVFNIK
- a CDS encoding GNAT family N-acetyltransferase translates to MNIIIEEIDITQYEPFEYIAKWSNDPDIKYFIGANFTEGEMPDCDPKKLYKSANESDNKHIYLIKDGDRPIGDLSIMIDPPHIKRKEKNTGWISICIGEKEYRGKGIAQTAMIYLENECRKLGLKRIELGVFEYNKRARAFYEKIGYKEFTRIKEFVYYQGKWRADIRMEKYL